One stretch of Kluyveromyces marxianus DMKU3-1042 DNA, complete genome, chromosome 8 DNA includes these proteins:
- the HRP1 gene encoding Hrp1p, translated as MSLSDEEDFNDIYGDDNTAQTTSSSNAANNESKPSTNTTTTTSTDNNQSNQNNNVSNSTKDDQNDQASAANNDTTSSSTNATSQLDQLAALQALSSNLSQLQQQVSSSSNNDKTDSSAAATSNSSAATATAPNTGSDMPQMPQMPQMPQMPQMPGMPDMSQLQQLQQTMSQLQQTASQHEPKTIKADLSRDINKMFIGGLNWETTEDGLRDYFSKYGTVAEVKIMKDTATGRSRGFGFLTFENASSVDEVVKTQHILDGKVIDPKRAIPREEQDKTGKIFVGGIGPDVRPKEFEEFFSQWGSIIDAQLMLDKDTGRSRGFGFITYDTPDAVDRVCQNKFIEFKGKQIEIKRAEPRQLQKQKQPQMSQPMGGQGFANPMQQYQMFQNPMMATGFNPMMAAGFNPQSMNDYYTKMQEYYQQMQQQTGIDYTQMFQQQMQQMQQMMGMMGGAAPAGQPAQSGAGSPPSHSSTPQHNDDSNGITTIGGSNNGSGSNNGQESGDDSRFENSSSHREDSRRSGGNRFYDRNSDRNSGYGNSNRDRDSRRGPSSNYRSGGGRDRDSRRGDRGYGGNGRDRRGYHPYAR; from the coding sequence ATGAGTTTGTCagacgaagaagatttcAACGATATCTATGGTGATGATAACACCGCTCAAACCACGAGTTCGAGCAATGCTGCGAACAACGAGTCTAAACCATCAACTAAtacaactactactacctcTACAGATAATAATCAAAGTAATCAAAATAATAACGTTAGTAATAGCACTAAAGATGATCAAAATGATCAAGCTTCAGCTGCGAATAACGACACCACTAGCAGCAGTACCAACGCTACCTCTCAACTTGACCAGCTAGCGGCCTTGCAGGCACTATCGTCTAATCTATCACAATTGCAACAGCAAGTatcgtcatcgtcaaaTAATGACAAGACTGATTCAagtgctgctgctacttCTAATTCCAGtgctgctactgctactgctCCAAACACAGGGTCCGACATGCCTCAGATGCCTCAGATGCCCCAGATGCCCCAGATGCCTCAAATGCCAGGTATGCCGGATATGTCAcaattgcaacaattgCAGCAGACAATGTCCCAATTGCAACAAACAGCCTCCCAACACGAGCCAAAGACCATTAAAGCCGATTTGTCTCGTGACATAAACAAGATGTTCATTGGTGGACTCAACTGGGAAACTACTGAGGATGGGCTACGTGACTACTTCAGCAAGTACGGTACCGTTGCTGAAGTCAAGATCATGAAGGATACTGCTACCGGTAGATCTAGAGGTTTCGGTTTCTTGACATTTGAAAACGCCTCCAGTGTTGATGAAGTCGTAAAGACACAGCATATTCTTGATGGTAAGGTTATTGATCCAAAGAGGGCCATTCcaagagaagaacaagaCAAAACTGGTAAGATTTTCGTTGGTGGTATTGGTCCAGATGTTAGACCAAAGGAATTCGAAGAGTTTTTCTCCCAATGGGGTTCCATTATCGATGCCCAACTAATGTTGGATAAGGATACAGGTAGATCTAgaggttttggttttattaCTTATGATACTCCAGATGCAGTTGACAGAGTGTGTCAAAATAAGTTCATTGAATTCAAAGGTAAACAAATTGAAATCAAGAGAGCCGAACCAAGACAGTTGCAAAAGCAAAAGCAACCTCAGATGTCTCAACCAATGGGTGGTCAAGGATTTGCTAACCCAATGCAACAATACCAAATGTTCCAAAACCCTATGATGGCTACTGGCTTCAACCCAATGATGGCCGCTGGCTTCAACCCACAATCGATGAACGATTACTATACAAAGATGCAAGAATACTACCAACAGATGCAACAGCAAACTGGTATTGATTATACACAAAtgttccaacaacaaatgcAACAAATGCAGCAAATGATGGGCATGATGGGCGGTGCCGCACCTGCTGGCCAACCTGCACAAAGCGGTGCCGGCTCTCCACCAAGCCACTCTTCCACACCTCAACATAACGATGATAGCAACGGTATAACCACTATAGGCGGCTCTAATAATGGTAGCGGCAGCAATAATGGTCAGGAATCTGGGGACGattcaagatttgaaaattCATCCTCCCATCGCGAAGATTCACGTCGTTCAGGAGGAAATAGATTCTACGACCGTAACTCGGATCGGAACAGTGGCTATGGTAATTCTAACCGTGATCGTGACTCACGTCGTGGTCCATCATCGAATTATCGTAGTGGCGGCGGCCGTGATCGTGACTCACGTCGTGGAGACCGTGGATACGGAGGTAATGGCAGAGATAGACGTGGCTACCATCCATACGCAAggtaa
- the TRM11 gene encoding tRNA (guanine-N2-)-methyltransferase: protein MAGKQYLVFMVQVHLNFRLAELESLADLYGIDVDFSQYRSDSPFMVVTLKDDQQAQDWIKRSILTKGIYEYWGEGTDYESLHASVRGNARFEQMKKENENRSFKFEFEKYGGNAKMDMSKRVSIIESFKYLELKGPIRMKNPDEVYTIIEEYKAISDNIGGETPVKVYFGRQVQLSDRVRGALEKYDLKKRPYKGTTSFEAELSLVSANIAQVKEGHIMYDPFVGTGSFLVAGGHYGALVMGSDIDGRMIRGKGKQTITANFKHYKESIQFLDVMTMDFTHNALRSDLVIDTILCDPPYGIRESIKVLGAKDPERFIGKENVEIDGKKAYLHRDYIPTKKPYSLDSLLDDLLHYASKRLPLNGRLAFWMPTANDENVATIIPLHSNLELKYNCVQDFNKWSRRLLVYINRGPDFNGPTNAGLHRTSNFRERYFNGFN from the coding sequence ATGGCTGGCAAACAATATTTGGTGTTCATGGTGCAGGTGCATCTGAACTTCCGTCTTGCTGAATTGGAATCGCTAGCAGACTTGTATGGAATTGATGTTGACTTTTCTCAATATAGATCTGACTCGCCGTTTATGGTTGTAACGTTGAAGGACGACCAGCAGGCACAAGATTGGATCAAGAGGTCTATTTTGACAAAGGGCATATACGAATATTGGGGTGAAGGGACTGACTACGAATCTTTACATGCGAGTGTGCGGGGCAATGCTCGTTTTGagcagatgaagaaggaaaacgAGAATCGGAGCTTTAAATTTGAGTTCGAGAAGTACGGTGGGAACGCAAAGATGGACATGTCAAAGAGGGTATCTATTATCGAGtctttcaaatatttggagTTGAAAGGTCCAATCAGAATGAAGAATCCTGACGAGGTGTACACTATTATAGAGGAATACAAGGCGATTAGTGATAATATCGGTGGGGAAACACCCGTGAAGGTTTATTTCGGAAGACAGGTTCAATTAAGTGACCGTGTACGAGGAGCTCTTGAGAAATACGACTTAAAAAAGAGACCATACAAGGGTACCACGTCATTCGAGGCGGAATTATCGCTCGTGAGTGCTAACATTGCCCAAGTAAAAGAAGGCCATATCATGTACGATCCATTTGTCGGAACTGGTTCATTTCTAGTTGCAGGCGGGCATTATGGCGCTCTTGTAATGGGATCTGACATTGATGGGAGAATGATCAGAGGGAAGGGTAAACAAACAATTACTGCCAATTTCAAACACTACAAGGAATCCATCCAATTCCTCGATGTGATGACCATGGATTTCACACACAACGCCTTGAGGAGCGATCTAGTGATCGATACAATTTTATGCGATCCACCATATGGAATTAGAGAGTCTATCAAAGTTCTTGGTGCCAAGGACCCTGAGCGCTTCATTGGTAAGGAAAATGTCGAAATTGATGGTAAGAAAGCTTACTTGCATAGGGACTAcattccaacaaaaaaaccGTACTCCTTAGATTCTCTTTTGGATGACCTCTTGCATTATGCCAGTAAAAGACTTCCGTTAAATGGAAGACTAGCATTCTGGATGCCAACTGCAAACGATGAAAACGTTGCGACTATTATACCATTGCACTCCAATTTGGAACTCAAATACAATTGTGTTCAAGATTTCAACAAGTGGTCTAGGCGGTTACTAGTGTATATTAATAGAGGACCTGATTTTAATGGGCCAACAAATGCTGGCTTACACAGAACTAGCAACTTCAGAGAAAGGTATTTCAACGGATTCAATTGA
- the YPT11 gene encoding Rab family GTPase YPT11, whose translation MNRPKRHSLIISAPSSPIIGDEPKFFSSAPNTAQLGLGLNSSGHSKESRHSFLRINPGDSRNVSFDSLTDSSNIKLLLIGDAGVGKTAMILSYCNELPRVSTKVNKDESQKKLPQTSAVNRVKNIEQRKRYSLNDFENSVASGSDTEFEINTTSTIGIDIKTNLVNIDNRFFRVIMWDTAGQERYRNAMISSLYKGSNGVILSYDICDFNSFLNCLNGWLLESIENIPNLDHTRFYLVGNKLDLYKERKVTHEDVLNFISKIEKDYHVKISGNFEVSCKWENIVERTFNIIIKDLVESGCYEDDRELRVLQSDTSDTYDSSAEEEPSTMRHRAGKSSSKTVDLTKPLHLSSQDKSNPYPRTSCCS comes from the coding sequence ATGAACAGACCGAAGCGCCACTCTTTAATCATCAGTGctccttcttcaccaaTTATTGGTGATGAGCccaaatttttttcttctgcgCCAAACACGGCTCAATTGGGGTTGGGATTGAACAGCAGCGGCCATTCAAAGGAATCACGGCACTCCTTTCTTCGAATCAACCCTGGGGATAGTAGAAATGTTTCATTCGACTCTTTGACAGATTCGTCCAACATCAAATTGCTGCTTATTGGAGACGCAGGCGTGGGGAAGACAGCAATGATTTTGTCGTATTGCAACGAGCTTCCACGCGTTAGCACGAAAGTCAACAAAGACGAGAGCCAAAAGAAGCTCCCTCAAACATCTGCGGTTAATAGGGTGAAGAATATAGAGCAACGGAAGCGATACTCGTTGAACGATTTCGAAAATTCTGTTGCAAGCGGAAGCGACACAGAGTTTGAAATAAATACAACTTCAACCATTGGAATTGACATTAAGACGAACCTGGTTAACATTGATAACAGATTCTTCAGAGTAATAATGTGGGATACGGCAGGGCAAGAGAGATACCGGAATGCGATGATATCATCACTCTATAAAGGCTCGAATGGGGTTATATTAAGTTACGACATATGTGACTTCAATAGTTTCCTGAATTGTTTGAACGGTTGGCTGCTGGAGTCTATTGAAAACATCCCGAATCTAGATCACACAAGGTTCTACTTAGTTGGTAACAAACTAGACCTTTACAAAGAGAGGAAAGTCACACATGAGGATGTACTCAATTTCATCTCGAAGATTGAAAAGGACTACCATGTTAAAATATCTGGGAACTTTGAAGTTAGTTGCAAGTGGGAAAACATCGTCGAAAGGACATttaacattattattaagGACTTAGTAGAAAGTGGCTGTTACGAGGATGACAGGGAATTACGTGTTCTTCAATCAGACACTTCAGACACGTATGATAGCTCAGCCGAAGAAGAACCCTCAACAATGCGACATAGGGCAGGcaaaagttcttcaaaaactgtAGATTTAACAAAGCCTTTACATTTAAGCTCGCAAGACAAGTCAAATCCATACCCTAGAACATCATGTTGCTCTTAA
- a CDS encoding putative methyltransferase: MSAGTGDIPRVFSTGDKGTFGWYTAEVRWPIIVQNAIDDTQAAIDESTSELKKQQGAVIKGQLAQLKQDIEQNRKPPMLPEDVKEYEPFNVTLRENDSQTWLNGDWLFLEVLMYRIINVYFKAQSEWTQFDIFERLKDSTFKSSKSGVLDLALYYHGLAEKFNGQPEAIPPLFQEFMEISLWGNATDLSLLANASLDDISAIQNAAHRLKQKSNILIDDTNKTFEYLKSFKGDARVDFVLDNSGFELYTDLLFSLFLLDFKLASKVVMHGKNIPYMVSDVMIKDFENIIKQLEDPEFFPTDDRTHLDYVASKIKGYVADNKLSIEAHPFWTGPLDYWHLDPSETKYGGAECHKVLSQAQLNIFKGDLNYRKLTGDRVWPRTTSWERSIGPLSHNGLVTLSLRTAKADVIVGLPEGKDEELSKYWVEQGNEYGSWWAASGKWAVICFNDGTSK; the protein is encoded by the coding sequence ATGAGTGCTGGTACGGGTGATATTCCAAGAGTTTTCTCCACTGGAGACAAGGGTACATTTGGTTGGTATACAGCAGAAGTACGCTGGCCTAttattgttcaaaatgCCATCGATGACACTCAGGCAGCCATTGATGAGAGTACTAGcgaattgaagaagcagcaagGTGCTGTTATCAAGGGTCAATTGGCGCAATTGAAACAAGATATTGAACAAAACCGTAAGCCACCAATGTTACCCGAGGATGTGAAAGAGTACGAGCCATTTAATGTTACATTAAGGGAAAACGACTCACAGACGTGGTTAAACGGTGACTGGTTGTTCTTGGAGGTGTTAATGTACAGAATAATCAATGTGTACTTTAAAGCCCAGTCGGAATGGACTCAatttgatatatttgaacGTTTGAAGGATTCGACTTTCAAGTCTTCGAAATCAGGTGTCCTTGATTTGGCGCTGTATTACCATGGACTTGCAGAGAAGTTCAACGGTCAACCAGAAGCCATTCCACCTCTGTTCCAAGAGTTTATGGAAATTTCTTTGTGGGGGAATGCTACTGACTTGTCGTTGCTAGCCAATGCATCTTTAGACGACATTAGCGCAATTCAAAATGCTGCTCACAGGTTGAAGCAAAAATCTAACATTTTGATCGATGACACTAACAAGACTTTTGAGTACTTGAAATCTTTTAAAGGGGATGCTCGTGTTGATTTCGTTCTAGACAACTCAGGGTTCGAATTGTACACTGACTTGTTATTCTCGCTTTTCTTACTTGATTTCAAATTGGCCTCCAAGGTTGTCATGCATGGTAAGAATATCCCATATATGGTTAGTGACGTCATGATTAAGGACTTTGAGAACATCATTAAGCAATTGGAAGACCCTGAATTTTTCCCAACTGATGACAGAACGCACTTGGACTATGTTGCTTCCAAGATCAAGGGTTACGTTGCCGATAATAAACTTTCCATCGAGGCACATCCTTTCTGGACCGGTCCATTGGACTACTGGCATTTGGATCCCTCTGAAACGAAGTATGGTGGTGCAGAATGCCATAAAGTGTTGTCTCAGGCTCaattgaatattttcaagGGTGATTTGAACTATAGAAAGCTTACCGGTGATCGTGTGTGGCCTAGAACCACGTCGTGGGAGAGAAGTATCGGACCATTGAGCCACAACGGTCTTGTTACTCTATCGTTGAGAACAGCTAAGGCTGATGTTATTGTTGGTCTTCCCGAAGGTAAGGACGAAGAATTGTCCAAGTACTGGGTAGAACAAGGTAATGAGTACGGATCGTGGTGGGCAGCCTCTGGTAAATGGGCTGTCATATGTTTTAACGACGGTACATCCAAATAA
- the MPE1 gene encoding cleavage polyadenylation factor subunit MPE1: MSSSIYYKFRSQKDTLRVGFDGTGITVFDLKREIINDNRMGDGTDFQLKIYNPDTLEEYEDDTTVIGRSSMVIVKRSPSVKLSVNGKSVIGNATRYVAGKPRLMSKRNGGPSSIGSAAGVRNGRPNALANVEGQTEEERIANMFANQETQWEQTQQEMSQAQPIFQQRNGPGSSQHDLEPPPPGYMCYRCGGRGHWIKNCPTNNNPNFEGRRIKRTTGIPKKFLKSIEIDPSSMTPEEMAEKKIMVTDEGKFVVHMADQTSWEDYQRRQQQQNYMMSQEDKLYMKGQFPDLPDELKCPLTGGLLREAVKCSKCCGKIVSRLAMEDALLESDFVCPLCHSPDVLLDSLEPVDDVQEKVNAFIKENKKRVLEDDQNRQNSGAANDNGEAIVSEAVENDAKKPKLMAPPPPPVPFMPFMFPMNPFFGVPPASQQSQLSNQQPGSSDSKESG; this comes from the coding sequence ATGTCGAgtagtatatattataagTTTCGGTCGCAAAAGGACACACTGCGGGTGGGTTTTGACGGTACAGGGATTActgtttttgatttgaaaCGAGAGATTATCAATGACAACCGGATGGGTGACGGTACAGATTTCCAATTGAAGATCTACAATCCGGATACGCTTGAGGAATACGAAGACGATACGACAGTGATCGGTCGGTCGAGTATGGTGATTGTGAAGCGGAGTCCCAGTGTGAAGTTGTCGGTGAATGGGAAGAGTGTGATTGGTAATGCAACGAGATACGTTGCTGGTAAGCCGAGGTTGATGAGCAAACGAAACGGGGGTCCTAGCAGTATTGGTAGTGCCGCTGGTGTGAGAAACGGTCGGCCAAACGCACTTGCCAATGTCGAGGGCCAGACAGAGGAGGAGAGAATTGCGAATATGTTTGCAAACCAGGAAACTCAGTGGGAACAAACGCAGCAGGAGATGTCGCAAGCACAGCCGATCTTCCAGCAACGGAATGGGCCAGGGTCTTCTCAGCACGATTTGGAGCCTCCTCCACCGGGATATATGTGTTATAGATGTGGTGGGAGAGGTCATTGGATCAAAAATTGTCCGACGAATAACAATCCAAACTTCGAAGGTAGGAGGATCAAACGTACCACTGGTATTCCgaagaagttcttgaagagtATCGAAATCGATCCATCCTCGATGACGCCTGAAGAGATGGcggagaagaagatcatgGTGACAGATGAGGGTAAATTTGTTGTGCATATGGCGGATCAAACGTCGTGGGAGGATTACCAGAGACGgcagcaacaacagaatTATATGATGTCTCAAGAGGACAAACTATACATGAAGGGACAATTTCCTGACTTGCCGGATGAGTTGAAATGCCCCTTGACTGGAGGCCTACTAAGGGAGGCGGTAAAATGTTCCAAATGTTGCGGGAAGATTGTTTCAAGACTTGCCATGGAGGATGCTCTTTTGGAGTCAGACTTTGTTTGTCCACTTTGTCACTCACCAGACGTGCTACTTGACTCTTTGGAACCGGTAGACGATGTTCAAGAGAAGGTCAATGCGTTTATCAAGGAGAATAAGAAACGTGTGTTAGAAGATGATCAGAATAGACAGAATAGCGGCGCTGCTAACGATAACGGAGAGGCAATTGTTTCTGAAGCTGTAGAAAACGATgcaaagaaaccaaaactCATGgctccaccaccacctccAGTACCGTTCATGCCATTCATGTTCCCAATGAATCCCTTTTTCGGCGTACCGCCAGCAAGTCAGCAATCACAACTCTCCAATCAACAGCCGGGGTCAAGCGATTCGAAGGAATCTGGTTAG
- the TOA2 gene encoding transcription initiation factor IIA subunit gamma, whose translation MSTTGYYELYRRSTLGATLMDSLDTLISDGRIEASLAMTILETFDRVVSDTLRDKTSSKLTFKGHLDTYRFCDDVWTFIVKDCLVKLDGQDQETELKCDKLHIVACNSKKNAE comes from the coding sequence ATGAGCACTACTGGTTACTATGAATTGTACCGGAGGAGCACGCTAGGGGCGACATTGATGGATTCGTTGGATACATTGATTAGCGATGGGCGGATAGAAGCGTCGCTTGCAATGACAATATTGGAAACGTTTGACCGAGTTGTTTCTGATACATTGCGGGACAAGACGTCGTCCAAACTGACCTTCAAGGGCCACCTCGATACCTATCGTTTCTGTGACGATGTGTGGACGTTTATCGTGAAGGACTGCCTGGTGAAGTTGGATGGTCAGGACCAGGAGACGGAATTGAAGTGCGATAAATTACACATTGTGGCGTGcaattcgaagaagaatgcTGAATGA
- the TAP42 gene encoding Tap42p, which translates to MDINQEYDKILKEFSLVEQSSLRQDSKEYQEQLTKCLAHGLNFKTFIQTKSALFSSNETLDDLSTRSLRFLSLDYYLAQMMSRKQAVVSRNGGGPGGAGAESGSIPMATNDRNILRLKFLQKVVQLLVQFLISLQDYGILQESLSKKLDKFESTYQPKLNELYASSKDDELKDATLKRQEKIEMYRSNKELEAQIKILESKLRDNGDDDGDNNTDDEETLRTLTLTKLKQLASQSWNQLEQILMEIDLLQNFTASAPQLESNRPENNSQTEDAGKEDPTGYTDKLESLNKPLISKSGKVLRNFTLLDKKDQLKSKVFGYGQYGPTMTVEEFLAKEFEENRVLQGGPEDVEEEPDEDDEEANDRATYKARAWDEFVEANPKGSGNTMNRG; encoded by the coding sequence ATGGATATAAATCAGGAGTACGATAAGATTCTCAAGGAGTTCTCTTTGGTTGAGCAGTCTAGTCTCAGACAGGACTCGAAAGAGTATCAGGAACAGTTGACCAAATGCTTAGCCCATGGTTTGAACTTCAAGACATTCATACAGACGAAATCAGCACTTTTCAGCTCTAACGAGACCCTTGATGATCTGTCTACGAGGTCGTTGCGGTTCCTCTCGCTTGACTATTACTTAGCTCAAATGATGTCCCGCAAACAGGCGGTTGTTTCAAGGAATGGAGGTGGACCTGGGGGGGCTGGGGCTGAGTCCGGATCAATCCCGATGGCTACCAATGATAGGAATATCCTTCGTTTGAAGTTTCTACAGAAGGTGGTGCAGTTACTCGTGCAGTTCCTCATCTCTTTGCAGGATTATGGTATTCTCCAGGAGTCTCTCTCGAAGAAGCTTGACAAGTTTGAGTCTACGTATCAGCCAAAGCTGAACGAATTGTACGCCTCTTCAAAGGATGACGAGCTCAAGGACGCCACGTTGAAAAGACAGGAAAAGATCGAGATGTATAGGTCCAACAAGGAGTTGGAAGCtcaaatcaaaatattggAGAGTAAACTCAGGGATAATGGAGATGATGACGGTGATAACAATacagatgatgaggaaACGTTACGGACTTTGACTTTGacaaaattaaaacaattAGCATCACAAAGTTGGAATCAGTTGGAACAGATCCTCATGGAAATAGATCTCTTGCAAAACTTCACTGCATCCGCGCCTCAATTGGAATCCAATAGGCCAGAAAATAATAGCCAAACCGAAGATGCAGGTAAAGAGGATCCTACAGGATATACTGATAAATTGGAGTCTTTGAACAAACCGTTGATATCGAAATCAGGAAAAGTCCTTAGAAACTTTACTTTGTTAGACAAGAAAGACCAGCTCAAAAGCAAGGTTTTCGGTTATGGACAATACGGACCAACCATGACCGTCGAAGAGTTCTTGGctaaagaatttgaagaaaataggGTCCTACAAGGTGGGCCAGAAGATgtcgaagaagaaccagatgaggatgatgaagagGCTAATGATCGGGCCACTTACAAAGCAAGAGCATGGGATGAATTCGTAGAAGCAAATCCTAAAGGCAGTGGTAACACCATGAATAGAGGTTAA